The Lepeophtheirus salmonis chromosome 13, UVic_Lsal_1.4, whole genome shotgun sequence genome segment AGGACTCATATTTTGAAGATCTGAATGACGATGAAGATGACTTGGAATATGAAGAGGATTTTGAGGACATAGAGGATGAGAACGATTTAGACATTTCACAACGTAGAAAGCCTATTTTAGTTCAGGCTACAACCCCTGTTAGGATACCTATTACAACGCCTAAACCAACAACATCAACAACTACCACTCCTGTTGTTAGCTCAACCAGTGAAGCCAATTCAGAGGATCCAGGTGTAAGGGTCAATGAATTGGCTCATGTTGATCAATTAGAAATAGGTAATGCGACCTCACTAAAGATTTATCAAATAGAACATTATCATGACCTTTTTTCCTTAGTATCCaatcaaaataatcatttcgATGATCCTTCGAGTGATTTTAATTCAGGCTGTCCTCCTGTACATTCCCGTTTCCTCTATTGGAACCGAACTTCCCCTGGCGAGGTATCCATCCAACCCTGTCCGGAAGGTACGACAGGTTTAGCTAGATGGATCTGCGGCCATGACGAAGAACGAGAAACATCTCAACCAGATATGAGTGATTGTAAATCCCACACAATGTCAGAATTAGAGGCTAGTGTTCGAAATGAAGAGCCAGAGAGCGTAATCGCATCTCGTCTATCTATTTTAACTGGGAAGCGTTTCTTTGGTGGTGACCTAGAGACTTCTGTATCCGTGGTCAAATCCATTTCCAATCGATTACAGTATTTGATCCGACACAAGGAAAACTTTTATAACAAAGCCTCCTTTGTGTCggatgtatttcaaaatatttttcgatcTGCATCTAATCTTCTAAATAATCATCTTGTTTGGAAGGATTTGTCAGAGACTTCGCGAAGATCAAAGGTTGCTTCTGACATGGTGTCGGTACTTGAGGATTGTGCATTTCTATGGGCAGATTCCCTTGAGGAGCCTGAGATTGTTTATGAATCTACAAATAACGCAggtaagatatatatatatatacatattttttgcctccaaacataaagtaaaaaaaaaaaatacaaaacacaaatccgagtatttatttttcgttCTGGTCATAAATTAAGACTTAATAGAATGGGATTGTTCCTTTCAAATGCATAcgtatatattcatataaatatccaaaatgTACTCGTACATACAttttcttgagaaaaaatagtaaataaatgaagattgtCCAAGGTATCCTTAcgattttttaaagcaatgcaAAAAATAAGTCTTAATCTTCTGAACGTCTTTGTcctgtaacttttttttctttaaaaaatgaaatgaaataatagatgTGTTTTTGTTTTCGTAGTAGTAAATTCTTTTGATCTGtgactctgttttttttttccataagatCATGAaacttaaatttgtataataacttCCTTTATGCATTATATGTAAGTACTTATGTATTCTGTATTTTTCCCTTCGCTCAACATACTCGATGAAATTGATAGCCCTGATTGTTTTACAGAGTTACAAAAAGTAGCAATACTTCCCCTCAACTTTTGAAAGAATTAGAGGGAAGCAATCCCCAATTTccttgattaaatttataagcGCTTTACTTATCTCTCCCTCTCTTGGCAGTTATGGCCATTTCTTCTACATCCGAAAACTCCCAAACTTTTCCTTCAACTCCCAACACACCCGAGTGGTTTGGAAATCAGGATTCAATTTCCATATCTCTCACTGGAGATGAGAAAGAGCTAAACAAAATGGTCTTTTTCTCCTACAAGGATCTACATTACCTCCTTCCTCCAAAGAAATTGGAAGCGAATCTTGTGTCACGTGTTATATCTGCGGATGTGCGACGTAAAAATAACCGGGAGGAAAAGGATATTGGACTCTCCATTCATTTCCATCACAATCGAAGTGGAGGCCCTCCTCCATCTTGTAGTCGATGGGACGAGGATATTGGAGATTGGTCTCTTGAGGGATGCTACATTCTGGAGAGGGAGACATCTTATGTCAAGTGTTCATGCAATTCTCCTGGAATGTTTGCTCTTGTGACTGCAAAGGAGTCACTTGGTGGATTTCCAGATGAAAAATCCATTCATACTTCAACTGGGAGTTTTAGTGATATTATCAGTTTGGAAATAGCTACTTATATCGTCTCTGTCATTTGTTTTCTCATTTTAGTGTTGATAGTCATTCAGGTAAGAGATGCATGCATTTTATAGTCTTCGTAATTATGATTACTGTTTTGATTTATACATAGTTCCGAAAGCAGATTCgtaaactatttaaaaagtcAGGATGCGGCTGTTGTTGCTGCATTTGTATGGATCGTGAAAACAGTGATAAGAGCCGAGATCTTTATACAGGAGCTACTCTAATGGAGGCTGCCTCTTCTGGAGCCAATGCCTCAACAACGACTGCTTCTTCTTCCTCTGGATCTTCCACCTCTACCACCCTTCCTTCTCGTATGGTGACAGCTCTTTCAGCGGATAGCAATCGGGTGGGTATCCTTCACTACAACAATCCAACCGTTATGTCATTGAATAATCATCACCATATTCATCACCAAGAGATCCCCTCTCCTCACCATCAGTATCAAGATGTCCTTTACGGAAACAATACTCCTCCTAACAACAATCCTAATTGTGTCATACTTGAGACTGCCTATGGCGGATCTCCCATCAGTGGACATTTCATGAGTCATCCTCCTGTTCCTCTCAACAATAACCTACCCCAAATGCACCACCATTCCCAACCCCCTCCTCCACCTCCCCAGAAGCTCAATAATCCTTTGTATCCAAATAGGAGAGAAGATAAAGAGTATAAATACCCTCTTGTctcaggtaaaaaaaaaaataaccattattcTATAGAAAGAAAATGGGGAAATCCGGTGCAATTCTCTTAGTTTTACTATACCTAATAACCAATGACTAACAAAAAGACCGTTGCGTCGATGGCAAAGGGAAGATGAAGATTCGACTACTACTCTTTCCTCATAATTTATAGAAGGAACCCAATTTATTTCTCCCTCTTGATAacctttctttctctctttataCGCTCCCTATGAGATCAAAATCGTGATGTATCCTAGAGATTGTGTATATTCATACCAAATTATGAGAGTCTCACTCCTTTTTTTCGAGCCttcatctaataaaaataatattacacatttaataaccgaaggaaaatataaaaaacaacttcGTGATTTTCagtaatgaatattatttctttaggaGTTCAAACATTACACCTATGGAtagtacatacaaatatattttttcattcacaCGGGTTCACTCATTTTAAATGACTAACTAACTAACAACTCTGTACGAATAAAAGTACAATATTAACTTCTAAACCTTGGTGTTGGTGATggtttatattcatttttttttttaccaagcaTTTGCTTATTGCCATTAAGTAGATtcacctatattttatttttacagatgaGCGGGAATACGCTTACCATTCGGAGTCGTCTAGCTCGGGAGTCAGCGGGAGTTCATCGAGTTCCCGGCTACAGCGTCGCTCTCCGGGGGACATCCACACTCAACCCCCACAGTCCTCATCAAAAATGGGAAGAAGGGAGTTCCCCCCTTACCGGGAAGCGCCCCTCTATCACGGTCAACCCCGGGGCATTCCGTCGGAAGCAGGATGTCCTTGATTCAGGATCACCTCAGCTAAGAACCACACCTCGTCATCATCAGTATTATTCCTCCGAGACGGGTAGTTTCTCTTCCTCATACAATGCCAGTCCCTCGCATGCCGTCCATACGGACTCTACTACCTTGGATGAGTGTCATGTCTATGCGGAAATAGACGCTCCAAAGTTTCCTTCTCTCAATAATCCCATTCCTCCTCCTATGAGTGGATTAAATAGTCAACAGCAACACAGCATCTTTCCACCCATCTCCTCCTCTACTCTTTTTCGGAATGGACTCAAAAGAGCCAGTGGCGGTGGGGGCAAGCTACATCATAGGAACGCTCTTGGGGGATCCAGTGAAAGTAGTAGTGATGACACTGTTTCGGATCTTCAACGAATTAGTGATTTTAGTGACGATGAAGGCTATGACTTGACTCCTAGGAATCTAATAATGAACGATAAAAACCTCTCTGTTATTGTTTAGGAAATTCATTCATTCCGTGTTTGttacatatgtatgttgtatgttacaaaatatcCATCTCTGTCTCTAGTCCCCTCAATGTTTTTTCATCCCTCCTCTCTTTTCTTCGATAGCCAAAGATTCTTCgttaataatcattattcttattaaaaaacaaaaacattatatgtGATAATAATATACAGCTATTTACTACTctttattgaagaagaaaaaaaaaagttaactttatttaaatgatgaataatttttaaagaaagcctttatacaaatatattctattctTATTATAATACTGATTGTTACGTTAAAAGCGATTCTTTCTCGCCAAATTATGTTCTCAAAAAATCATTGTCtactacataatatttgtaatcGTTTTATGTACAATTGAACGAAgtttaataaatctttattattagttactataataataaatatattgttcactacgggaaaaaaaatcccttgtttgtcattttatttcatttatcaaagcctaataaaaatatgaatgaatgtaACATCGTGATTCATCATGCACTAGCATCATGAGTCATCTTGGAATTTGTCCTATGATTCCTTCACGTcgttcaaaaataatatcaaataaaagcgAAAGGTAAGGATCCGTTTGCTTTCATCGTCAATAAATCTTACATAATCCATCTGGTTAACAAATAGAATGAATAACTAGGTGTATAGCTGTTGAAAGGGACTCAATTTGCGACTGTATAAGCCTAattaacaaagtattttatactACACTTTCAAGGTTGTTGAATAAAATGAACACCTTGGTCAAATCATGATACTAGTTTGCCAAAATAAACTCAATGGAGTTTGATACTCGACATATCTTCATATATACACTATTGGTCCAtatagaaacataaataaaggtACTATGTTTTTTCAAGACAAGGTTGTCTAAAATTATGTTGTAGCACAGtgtttatcaaactttttacattacTTATGAACAGAGAAAATATCCTGATCTTCAAGTACcaccattattttaaatgataagtttttgacattatttaaaCGAAATTAAggattatgaataattatcgGAGGGTTGAACGTGTCTACAGTGTGAttcctgatgtaaatcatatacattttttatataagaaaaaaactatttagaagTATTAATAAACTATTGCAGGGGTGTACATGTAACATCGAATATCCAGCactgtttctgtttatttttgctattgCATTTTGagtatatgttaatatttgaataaaatataaagactgttatgtaaaaatgaattatctaTTGCATGGGTTATGTATTTACCATCCTGGGTTCTTTATTTCTGTAAGTGAGCAATcaagagactaaagtactctccAATTATcctatcataatttttattattattctttcattcttgagggcagaacacatatgaattgatacaaGTAATGAGTAGTTGAGTGTGAGTGGTAGTAGTTGAGGCTCATGAAAGAACAAAGAGTCACACTGATGACTTCTCGGTGTAGTTATCTTCTAAtattatagaaacaaaaaaaaattctgcacCAACACCTGGTTACTCTAGCCAATGCTGGGAACAACTGCTATCAAAGCCATTGACATTCGttgtcgttttttttatttattcaatccatCTTTTGGGGTTAAAAAATACTCCTATCCATGCCTCGCGTCTCACAGTTTCGGTACTACTTTAGAACATGGACATAGATCATTTAGTTATCTTAAACGtctctctcaacctttctttaaaaaaaaaaactgtgagGATAttctgaagaaaatatttaaagaaatagacGCTCAACGCGCTTGCCGAATGAAAGGAGCGACCAACaagaaagaagaataaatttgatTGCTATAGGAATTGAGGTTGTTGAACTGAATTCCAGCTGTTCAACGCACTTGAAAAGAAGACTTTTAATTCATCGGAACAGCTTATATTGCTTTTctaattctttatatattttctttctcctATTGTCCATTTAATAATACTAGGGAACTGTGCACAGTTTAACGACATTTAATTCGCATTCGACCAAttcatattatgattattaataaatgctaCATGGCCAAAACCTCCTCAGAATCTATTTGCAAAATGTTGTACTTTATAAGGGAAGAGTATTAAAGGAATGTGTACCAAAATTAAACATGGTTCGGGGGGGGGGGTATAAGGGGgcaaaaaatgccaaaaaactAGCAGTAATCAGAATTATTATTGTCGTAAATTGCTTACAGTCAGTTTACCAAGTGctaattcaaaatcaaacaaTCATTCTTTAGAACACTATTAAGGGGGAAGGGGGTTACAGAAACCCCGatagtgataaaaaatacaaaggagtttttgattttttttggaatatcatTTAATTGAGAGAATAGAGGCCTGTTATCATGGTTTTATTATACGTTGCTCTACCGTCCTGAAAAAAAgcttgttgtcaaatttgtttcaaataattttgttgttgctattgtctcaattttgaaattgtgtGACTATTTTGGATAATTTAGCCATGTATCATCTAttacaacaatattttctaaagtaccatttacattttttaaattatttaataatataaaaaaaaaacgttcgGTCAAAGATGTTTCAAAAAGTCAAACACcttccaaagaaaaatcatagtCACGGCCCTGAAAGAAAACAGTGCATGTAGTAAACATGAGgaatttaaattgcattttaacaAACTAACTTGGTCATcataatgatgacgtcattacaAACACCATTTATTCTTTTGTAGTAAATGttaatgaatcttttttttttttcgttaacaataatatgtttctttattttgaaaataataatataattttatacggttttttgacaaatattacaTCATAATATCCTGGTATAACATGTTTGATTGTAAGAAATATGAAGGAACGCAATTTATTTAACTATCTTAATTactttgcaaatttttgtttaaaaaaaatagaacaaaaatatactttatacttttttaaattcaagacCCTTTAATTTTCgtctacaataaaaaaaaatgaagcc includes the following:
- the LOC121127634 gene encoding latrophilin Cirl isoform X2 encodes the protein MKKWNFFSWFLYLLVLIDGVFSDPDSVSVPFPDGKAPDGTRYKKDYRCESEQITIGCKVHERIRVIRANYGRFSLAVCNKHGSTELSVNCMSPQTTGILQSKCDNLSNCTMQVNSHVFGEPCAGVRKYLEVHYACITQSGLHSGTTPRLPSWLLEGAAGNLWQDNKDSYFEDLNDDEDDLEYEEDFEDIEDENDLDISQRRKPILVQATTPVRIPITTPKPTTSTTTTPVVSSTSEANSEDPGVRVNELAHVDQLEIVSNQNNHFDDPSSDFNSGCPPVHSRFLYWNRTSPGEVSIQPCPEGTTGLARWICGHDEERETSQPDMSDCKSHTMSELEASVRNEEPESVIASRLSILTGKRFFGGDLETSVSVVKSISNRLQYLIRHKENFYNKASFVSDVFQNIFRSASNLLNNHLVWKDLSETSRRSKVASDMVSVLEDCAFLWADSLEEPEIVYESTNNAVMAISSTSENSQTFPSTPNTPEWFGNQDSISISLTGDEKELNKMVFFSYKDLHYLLPPKKLEANLVSRVISADVRRKNNREEKDIGLSIHFHHNRSGGPPPSCSRWDEDIGDWSLEGCYILERETSYVKCSCNSPGMFALVTAKESLGGFPDEKSIHTSTGSFSDIISLEIATYIVSVICFLILVLIVIQFRKQIRKLFKKSGCGCCCCICMDRENSDKSRDLYTGATLMEAASSGANASTTTASSSSGSSTSTTLPSRMVTALSADSNRVGILHYNNPTVMSLNNHHHIHHQEIPSPHHQYQDVLYGNNTPPNNNPNCVILETAYGGSPISGHFMSHPPVPLNNNLPQMHHHSQPPPPPPQKLNNPLYPNRREDKEYKYPLVSDEREYAYHSESSSSGVSGSSSSSRLQRRSPGDIHTQPPQSSSKMGRREFPPYREAPLYHGQPRGIPSEAGCP
- the LOC121127634 gene encoding latrophilin Cirl isoform X1, with amino-acid sequence MKKWNFFSWFLYLLVLIDGVFSDPDSVSVPFPDGKAPDGTRYKKDYRCESEQITIGCKVHERIRVIRANYGRFSLAVCNKHGSTELSVNCMSPQTTGILQSKCDNLSNCTMQVNSHVFGEPCAGVRKYLEVHYACITQSGLHSGTTPRLPSWLLEGAAGNLWQDNKDSYFEDLNDDEDDLEYEEDFEDIEDENDLDISQRRKPILVQATTPVRIPITTPKPTTSTTTTPVVSSTSEANSEDPGVRVNELAHVDQLEIVSNQNNHFDDPSSDFNSGCPPVHSRFLYWNRTSPGEVSIQPCPEGTTGLARWICGHDEERETSQPDMSDCKSHTMSELEASVRNEEPESVIASRLSILTGKRFFGGDLETSVSVVKSISNRLQYLIRHKENFYNKASFVSDVFQNIFRSASNLLNNHLVWKDLSETSRRSKVASDMVSVLEDCAFLWADSLEEPEIVYESTNNAVMAISSTSENSQTFPSTPNTPEWFGNQDSISISLTGDEKELNKMVFFSYKDLHYLLPPKKLEANLVSRVISADVRRKNNREEKDIGLSIHFHHNRSGGPPPSCSRWDEDIGDWSLEGCYILERETSYVKCSCNSPGMFALVTAKESLGGFPDEKSIHTSTGSFSDIISLEIATYIVSVICFLILVLIVIQFRKQIRKLFKKSGCGCCCCICMDRENSDKSRDLYTGATLMEAASSGANASTTTASSSSGSSTSTTLPSRMVTALSADSNRMSGNTLTIRSRLARESAGVHRVPGYSVALRGTSTLNPHSPHQKWEEGSSPLTGKRPSITVNPGAFRRKQDVLDSGSPQLRTTPRHHQYYSSETGSFSSSYNASPSHAVHTDSTTLDECHVYAEIDAPKFPSLNNPIPPPMSGLNSQQQHSIFPPISSSTLFRNGLKRASGGGGKLHHRNALGGSSESSSDDTVSDLQRISDFSDDEGYDLTPRNLIMNDKNLSVIV